The genomic stretch AACTTTTTTAAGGAGGCTAATTCTCTCTAGTTGCTCATGTTTGAATGAACTTGTGACTTAAACAATGGTCTTAATGAAATTGCAGAAAGATGGAGCACATAATTCAATATGTCGCGACCTAGACTGTCCTGGTCTTCAGCTTGTGAGTGGGTCTCCCATATTCCCTAGTGATATCATATCCCCAGTCACTGAAGGCAACGGGGCACGGCAAACTATTACCATTAAAGTGCTCAAGGTATTTTTTTTCTTAAACTTTGTTCGAGTGAATGGTCAAAACAAAATCCAGCTCTAACGCAATTTTTCTCTCGTCTTCCATGAAATTGGCATTACTCTAGGACAAGTCGAGTGGGGATTGGTGGTTACACTGTGGCGTTAACGGCGACCCAATTCCAATTGGTTACTACCCGGCGTCTCTATTTGACCGCTTATCCATGAAAGCAACTCATATCATTCTTGGTGGCGTTGTTTCTAGGTCAGAAACTACAGGACTTCCTCCAATGGGCAGTGGAGCCTTCGCCTCCTCTGACTCGGACAAGGCCGCGGTGATCCGTGACATTCAACTAATCGACCAGGATGGCAGAAGCACCCCGATTGGCGATGATATGCCCGCACAAATCACCGACTTCAGGATTTATTCCGTGTCGCCAATGGTAGGATCAAAATTCTCATACGGAGGGCCAAGAAAAGTAACTAATAATCAGGGGAGTGACCGAGCGGGCACAGACCATCATACCCATGAAGATACAATCAAACATGTGAATTAATCAGTATCCCAGCAAGGAAGTTATAAATAAAATCATTTGTTTTGCCTACATAATTTCACTTTCCTACTACTATGTTTTAGCACTTCATGTCTCGGTTCCTTGTAGAAGACTACTAGTACTAGCAACGAACTGATGTTTGCATTTTGTGAGCTACTTTTTCCATAGTTTTTTTCTCTTTAAACTGAAAGTTCTGCAAAGCTATGACAAGCTAGACAACTTTTTATAGGAACAATCTAGACAGCTAACATGTCGCCctgtcggcggcggcgacgacgactgaCGAGAGAGCCTTGGCAATTAGCATGATCCTTCTATTTGATGGCCTTGGCATGATGAAGCTGCAGACCAACATCGATAAGTTCGATCTATACTGCAAGTAGTCTGCAAACTGGAACGGCCCTATGAACGAGATAGAATAGGACCACCATGGAAACCTCGGATCTTTACAAACCCTCCTCCTACAGGCTACTCATGGTCTTGGTCTATGTTGCTTCAACTCAAATAGCCACATTGTATACTCTGTTTTCCAACTTCTACTCTTTCAGTGCTCTCTTCTAACATTCCATTGCAGAAAGTACTAGTAAACGACAATGATGCAGACAATTTCCGCCTTTGTTCGAGATACTTCTGGACCGCACATGAAACATGATTTGTTCTTGAGGTGCCATGTTGGGGACAGAGCATGCACATTAAATTTAAATTTTCCAATTGAACAATACAACGCTTAGCGCATACGAacatagtagtagtagtagatctGTTAGTTTCTCCCAGTTAAACAGTACGATGACACATAATCTGGAAAGAAGTCAATTGCTTTGCAATTCGATTCTGCCTAAAACAGTCAATCATTTGTTTACAAATCGATCAAGGAATTACATGGATCGATCATCCAAGCACAATTGCATTCGGGACAGTTTTACTTTTACACACGTTGTGCTTTCAATAATCAATACCGCTGCGAGTATAACCAAGAAGCTCGGCGTCTTTTTTCTCGGCAACGGCAAAACTTCAACCTTTGCAGCTGCAACAGAGGGACGAGGAGCAGTGAACCATGTGTGCTTAAGCGCCTTGCAACAGGGAACATATCCCGCAGCCTGGTGTAATTGAGCCTCCCGGGTAGCAGTTGCTGAAACTTGGCGGTGAGCGGCAGGGACTTGAAGTCCGGCCACGTCCGCTCGTTGGGCATGCCGAGCACTCGGAAGATACTCCAGAGCTGGACTATGTGGGTTGTATCGTTGAACTGGTCCTCGCGATCgttcgttgtcgtcgtcgtcgtggaacaGAGTCTTGCGGTGAGCATCTCGGCCATGACGCACCCGAGCAACCAGGTGTTCACGAGGGCGTCGTAATCTGGCTTGTGCAGGAGCATCTCTGGCGCCATGTAGGGGACGGTGCCGGCCTAGCAGTACGTCGGCGAGTCGGACATGTGGAGTGCGAGCCCGAGGTCGCACATCTTCACGAGTTCCCCGTCTTGCCCGACGAGGATGTTGGCCGGCTTGATGTCGCGGTTGATTACGTGGCGGTCCTGCATCATCTTCGTCCCGGTGAGGAGTTTGCACATGAAGGCGCGCGCACCTTTGCTTCTGGCAGCGGTGGGTCGCGGCGCCTCTCCCACAAGAAGGTATGGAGGGTTGGCGCGGCCACGTACTCCATGGCGAGGCAGTGGCCGCCGGTGGCGTGGTCGAGCATCAGGCCCTCGAAGGCGACCACGTATGGGTTCCCGCTGCAGGCCTCCAGGAAGCTGGCCTCCTGCTTCAGCTCGGTGGCATACTTGATGGCGACCGTCTTGCCGGTGGCACGGTGCTGCGCCTGGACGACGACGCTGAAGCCGCCCTTGCCGAGGCGGGTCACCTCCTCGTACTCATCCGTGTTTGTGCCACTGGGACAGCTCCTCTTGCAGGCCGCCTCTGAACCTTGGGTGGTCGTCGCGTGATAGGCGTCGAGCCGTCGAGGACGGCGGCAGGACGCTTGCAGGCGGCCATGGTGCTCGATCGAGGACGGCTTGGTTGGCGGAGACCGCGATGGTATGGGCAAGGTGGAGATGGTGGAAGCAGGGAGGAGGGGATGGTTAATGGGCAAGGTGGAGATGGTATGGATCGACGACAAATATATAACTTAGGGAGAGCGCGATTTCGGCGCCAAGTCCGATTGACACTCTGAAACGCGCCCTCGATGGGTGTTCTTCCACAGGTTGAGTTGCtattttttttctcgaaaatGGGTATTTTATTACTTGCGCAATAGTCCggtctctgcataactaagatgccgcTCACAAATTCGTTACAAAACCACAAAGGTGTTCAGAGATAAAACATAGTtcaaaaacaagaacaaaaactaGCTAGGAGGATCCAGCCGAagatcacgctgccacccattttgggagaaaatatccctcgccgtatcctccaaccgtgaagacacctccgtaaaaaGATCCCGGTGCTCCACACGCTGCAACGATATCCATGAACGAAGCAAAACTGTGCACCGGTTGAGTTGCTATTGGATTCAGTTAAATTAAGGGGCATTGCTGAGCGTCGGTCGCCGGATATTGGGGCTACAATCGGTTGCTTCGGCGTCCGTTAGATTAATATCCCATGGCTAGCAATCAATCATGAATCTCACGTTGCTTTCGGCTGCAATGCGTCGCTGTCATCTATTGCCCTTGGCCCACCATGTGCACTGAAGGTGGAGGAGATCCTTGACGCGCTGCTCTTAGTTCTCTGCCTGCACGTAGAAAAGTAGAATCTCTATTGTTACAACTACAAGCTACCTGTAAAATGATGCTATCTAGATTTGCACCGATGGCCAAAAAAAGTGGTTAAGCAACAATGTTTCACTGTAATttgatttacaacaaaaaatgcaaataaattttacaaaaGTACAAAACGACTACAACAAAAACTGTAAACTATTGCAAAATATCCATATATTATTTTAAAACAATACAATTGATCAATCGACAATTAATTTTCAACAAACTGAATTACAATAAAAATAACCAACAGTTTTTTACAAAAGTCACATACAATTACAACAACAAATCTATATGTTTGCAAACAATGCAAAAGTAGTCAAGCAACAACTAATTTTCTACAGATTGAAttacaataaaaattactaaCTAATTTTTACCAAAGGCtcaactattacaacaaaaaattcatatgtttgcaaataatgcaaagtGATCAAGCAACAATTAATTTACTGAAGAtggaattacaacaaaaaataaaaactattttttacaaaaaatcacaAATCATTACAACAAAAAACCGATGCACAAAAAATAATTGTTTGCCTGGTCTTTGCGTCCACTCATAAAAGTTCTAGGCCATTATGGCGTCGCGGATGTAGACTTGAACGGGTAGAATAAGTAACAGAAGACGACAAGGCGGAGCAACGTATACTGAGGTGAGCGACCAAAAACACAGCAAAAGATGCGACAAAAAGAGATCAAAGCTAGGTACTACACAAAAAAGCAAAACTAGCTAATACCAGGGAAGAGCAAGCTTTTTTTAAGGAAGCAAGCGAGCCCGGATGCTAGTTAGCCATGAATCCaacatcactagtggaaaacagggcttccgNNNNNNNNNNNNNNNNNNNNNNNNNNNNNNNNNNNNNNNNNNNNNNNNNNNNNNNNNNNNNNNNNNNNNNNNNNNNNNNNNNNNNNNNNNNNNNNNNNNNtgtttgtcaacaccttctgctcctcgttgggatcgacattcttacttatcgaagatactacgatacaccccctatacttgtgggtcatcacccctcttcatcaacaaagcaacatgtcatctttctatgcgctatatttttattgattcATACGCTATgtattgttcttggagcatctttatttttgtttttagtttagttttgttttattttctatagcatatggttggatcctagcatatttgttttgtagaaagccacgctccgttttaattgcatagaacactctagttttcgtgtttattgttctgcgagtgttctagttttctagtactgcgtttagctcttgattTTCTGttcttattttgttcagagcttgattAGTTTTtttattcatgtatgattatctTTCTGGTCCATATTAACTATTAGCTATGAGATTATTTGGATTTAGTTGATTTgtggcttgtctagactgtggcatagactttggcatgtcatgttggatgttattcttgttatatgcttagtatttattgatgtagcatgacttgtctcaaatagctgagagtgcttaatgtgctattaaaagaatcatgtgtatacaaagcataatattgtggtattctcctttgatgctttattgggttgacttggcacatgtgtacatcatgttatgactacaaccaaTCAActtaagcctctatgatcatttagttttttacttgtaatatcactttatgctttgattaataatgttttgtggcTTTGCATGATTAtgtccattattgctctcttagttggtcgcttccagtcTTTTCTAGCCTTCGTCTATaccgagtatgagctctactcggtcATACAACcactaaaaaccaaagtttgccaaatgtgtccaccatatccacctactagcatcattgctattcaaagtatattcatcatgtttttatttatcttccaaattaaattttgtcatgagaaaattagttagtaaagctctcatgaacttgatggcacatttactttcttgcacttaattaacttgagccattgtgactatcttatgaagattatatgcttgcaaattacgagttgggagttagcacaaccatgctttcatggggcatgttttcaacattgcacttattactatttagttgatatcatgttcttttgtttatggatgcctagcggtgtgaaataaaatggaaacttgtaagtacatggagtttgtatatatgttagagaaacaCCTGGGCGGCTaatttaagccatgcatcattcatggtggaaagttacagcgaaccatagtgagcattctatgacgcatcttcaataaaaagctatgcccatagtaaataaaaggattgttgtgctcattgtctgtttgtcttgtcatttcggTATGGGATTGCTCCTATATCTGAAGGAGTACTTCTATATtatggggcaggaggtaccccgttgggttctcaatgatacatgtatacttacaatgaaaagaacttatttgggatctaagttgagtagcatgatgtttaggtactcgtattcaagggcacgatattttcaacttgtgatttatcaagcatataactcatatttgccctcacattaactttaaccattcaaaagatgcttatgataggggtaatgagagctcaaagctaatgagtaccatacttttgggaaggtttataaacttgttaatcttgcttccttctTCGAAggaccctttcttttacttttatgttgagtctcattcttcttgctttatgcaccaattaagagagcatagttgtcattcttagtataatgtgcatagtcccaaaatttattattcattctccaattacttgtatctagtcaccctttgaactttaaaggtgtcttagcatttatgttttgctacttcataaaggacaagctgagtaccactttgctatgttttctctatactCATAaataaacagttgctttcaatgcacaattattcatgatcctttgttttagttacttctcatgttataacatagttgctaagttctattgttagaattatatctatcatgcttatgtttagagtacttttataccagctcacaatgctttacaataccttgatcaagattgtgttggcttcatgtcacctcaaaaattatttttgttatcacttaccaactcgaggacgagcatgagttacgcttagggatgcttgatacgtcacaaacgtatctataatttttgacgatccatgcttgttttataccaattccaatatgttttatttacacttcgttgcacttttatacattttccggcactaacctattaacaagatgccacagtgccagttccctattttctactgtttttgtatttcagaacagttgtacatgaaatattctcggaattggacgaaacaaaatccaaagttaatattttaccgtaacaaagacatAGTCCAGATGGGAGACgaggaggcgccacagggcgtccAGACCATTaaatggcgcggccaagggtgggcccgccccAAGGGGTGGAGTGGGCCACCCCAGGCGGCCACCTATTTATTGATGATctcaggaaaaacctaaacacccgagcctccatccatgaaaagttccatcacggccgccatcgcagaccttagctcgggagggttctgaagttcTTCCCTGAACTctaccggagagggagatcatcaccggaggcttctacatcgccatgcccacctctgaagtgatgcgtgagtagttcatccatggactatgggtccatagcagtagctagatggttgtcttctccaatttgtgcctcatgtttagatcttgtgagctgcctatcatgatcaagatcatccttacgtaatgatacatgttgtgtttgctgggacccgatgaatattgaatactatgttgagatcgattatatatacttgtcatatgttatttgtgatcttgcatcctctccgttgctagtagatactctggccaagtaaatgcttgtgactccaagagggagtatttatgctcgatggtgggtttatgcctctagttttctagaagagtgataataacttctaagattgtagatgtgctattgatactagggagaaaacaacaatattttatcctagGGTAATTCTATTTTTTACTTTATACATATTGCTTgatgcgataatatgttgcttgcaacttaatactggaaggggctcgaacgataaccggaaggtggattaatagtcatagatgcagttggattacggtctatttattatgttgtaatgcccaaacgaatctcatagtaatcatcttgtcatgtatggtatttattctatcaattgcccagctgtaatttgttcacctagcatattacttatctttatggagagacacctctagtgaactgtggaccccggtcctttcttttacactggtacaatcatcatgttctgtttacttactgcaagcactattctctttaattccactgtaaacaatcatcatctttccacactatacgtctaatcctttgtgttcagcaaaaccggtgagattgacaacctcactgtaagttggggcaaagtactttggttgtgttaagtgcaggttccacgttgttgctgacgccggtagtgcgccctgccaatagtcagctagcaacaccttcgaaagtcacgcatttctcctactggtcgattaaaccttggtttcttactgagggaaaacttgcggctgtgctcatcataccttcctcttggggttccccaacggtgtgcaatctgcactcatcagatgcccaaggcatccccttcttcatcaacaaagtatcaggtcatctttcaagacactatatttttattgcttcatatcctctgtattgttcttggagcatctttatttttgtttttaggttTACTTTGCTTTGTTtgatgtagcatatggttggatccaagcatatttgttttgagaatgacacactccgttttaattgcatagaacactctagttttcactcctaTTGTtatgcgagtgttctcttttgctagtactgcgtttagctctggttttgcACTCATATTTTGtttagagcttgttagttttcctTAGTTAGATATGCTTAGCTTTCTGGTCTTTAttaattattatctatgagagttggttcaaataaattgattggtattggagacgagtaaaatgtttcatgtttatagtgatgtaaaaggaagcttgtttagactttGGCAtatactttggcatgtcatgttggatgttattttaatcatatgcttagtagttattgttgtagcatgacttgtctcaaatagttgGGAgttcttaatgtgccattgaaaaagcatgtgttgtttccattataaaaagcataatattgtggtattctcctttgatactttattgggttgacttggcacatatttacatcatgttatgactaaaaaccagtcacctaaagcctctatatgatcatttaatttttgacttgtaatatcactttatgcttcgattaacaatgttttgtcgctatgcatgattatgaccattattgctctcttagttggtcgctcccagttttttgctagccttcgcctgtactgaatatgagctctactcgtgcatacaactcctaaaaaccaaagttttccaattgtgtccaccatacctacctatatgtggtatttcaccgccactccaaagtgaattgcctgtgtgctacctttaaaccttcaaacattatTACTTGTTTCATGTTTTGTTTTAGCTAATGACGATTAATTGAATGCTTTATCATCTCTTTCTtgtttattatggcttcacaccttgactagcatgcacaatgtgatggtccttaattttgcaaaagaggagGCGCGGGTGTCCACCCACCaaatataaattgaaccaataatctaaatctcctaacattatgtacttgagaaatcatgaacttagcttgtttaaacaaaggagaataggaactttattgttctctctatgggagccgctcttgaagccattaaacatgaaagggtgatagatcatttgatgccattcgttgacatagacatacatacctctcaaaatatattttcaacacctctatttcattcaaaataaaaagctctagcacatgagtaatcttgcttccctctacgtaaggcctttcttttacttttatgttgagtcttcatcttcttactttatgcaccaattaagacagCATAGTTGTCatgctgagtataatgtgcatagtcccaaaatttattattgattgattcatgattatgttattgcttgttctcaaaataattgtatctagtcaccctttaaactttaaagttgtcctggcatttatgttttgctatctcATAAAGGCAatctgaataccactttgctatgttttctctatatgCTAATTAAAACAAACAATTGttttcagtgcactattattcatgatcttttgtttgagttacttctcatgttgtagcatagttgctaagttctattgtaagaattatatctatcatgtctatgtttagagtactttaatCCCAACTCACAAtgtttttacaataacttgatcaagattgtgttggcttcatgtcagctcaaaaattattgttgttatcacTTAGCCACTCGAGGacaagcaggagttaagcttggggatgttgatacgttggaaatgtatctataattttttatgctccaagcttgttttacaccaatttatatatgttttgtttacacttcgttgcacttttatgcatttttcgaaactaacctattgacaagatgccacagtgccagttccctgttttctgctgttttgtttttcagaaaagttgtacaggaaatattttcggaattggacgaagtacctattttactgtaacgaagacggagtccggaggagagacgaagaagtgccacgaggcggccacaggtgtgggtccctcgggcacccaccgacctcgcccttccgcctatttattcacctgttcgggaaaaacctaaatacccgagcctccatccacaaaaatttccagtcgcggccgccatcgccgaccctagctagGGAGGGTTccgaagctcttcctggcaccctgccggagagggagatcatcaccggaggcctctacatcgccatgcccgcctccgaagtgatgcgtgtgtagttc from Lolium rigidum isolate FL_2022 chromosome 4, APGP_CSIRO_Lrig_0.1, whole genome shotgun sequence encodes the following:
- the LOC124647742 gene encoding uncharacterized protein LOC124647742 gives rise to the protein MVSPPRYNDSKTHLSTGWVKDGAHNSICRDLDCPGLQLVSGSPIFPSDIISPVTEGNGARQTITIKVLKDKSSGDWWLHCGVNGDPIPIGYYPASLFDRLSMKATHIILGGVVSRSETTGLPPMGSGAFASSDSDKAAVIRDIQLIDQDGRSTPIGDDMPAQITDFRIYSVSPMVGSKFSYGGPRKVTNNQGSDRAGTDHHTHEDTIKHVN